The Bacillota bacterium genome includes the window ACACAAGCGACGGCATGCGATCAGCCCTGGACAGCCCGGAGGCGTACGAGGCGTTCAAGGAGTGGACGGGGCTTTTCACCAACTATCGCATCCAAAAGCAGGCGGATTTTTACAACCGGATGCGCACCGGCGAGATGCCCATAGGGATCTCCAACTATTGGACCTACGTGCTGCTCTCCACGGCGGCGCCCGAGCTTGCTGGGTGGTGGGAGATGCGTCCCATCCCGGGCGTCCGCATGCCGGACGGGCGCATCAACCGCAGCATCGGCGGAGCGGGGCAGGTGGCGGTCATCTTCAAACAGACGAAGCATCCCCGGGAGGCCTGGGAACTCCTCAAGTGGTGGACCAGCGCCGAGGTGCAGGTGCGTTTCGCCCGGGAACTCGAGTCTCTGATTGGCACGGAGGCCCGCTGGAACACGGCCAACGTGCAAGCCCTCCGGGAACTGCCCTGGCCCCGCAAGGACATCGAGGCCATCGGAGAACAGTGGCAGTGGTTCCTCGAGACGCCCGTGGTCCTGGGCGGGTACTTCACGCCCCGTCACATCAACAACGCGTGGAACCGTGTGGTGCTGCAGGGCTGGCACCCCCGCGAGGCGCTCGAGGAGGCCGTGAAGGAGATCAACCGGGAGCTCGTGCGCAAGCAGGAGGAGTTCGGGATCAAGGCCACGGCGCATGCGGCATCGGAGGGGCGGCAGGCATGGAACAGGTGACCCGGCCGTCCGCCAGGGTAGAGACTGCCCTGGCGGGCCTGCGGATGGTCGTCAAGGCAGGGTCATGGTGGCGCGAGGTCAGGCGGCATCGAGTCTCGTACGTGTTCATGGCGCCGTTTATGACCGTCTTCTTCGGGCTCACGGTCGCTCCGGTCGTCGTGGCCGTCTACCTGAGCTTCACGTACTTCAACATGCTTGAGCCAGCCCGCTGGGTCGGGTGGGCCAACTACCGGTCGCTCTTGCTCGACGACGACGTCTTTCTCATCGGCGTCAAGAACACCCTGCTTTTCGCGTTCATTTACGGGCCGGTGAGCTTCTTTTCGTCCTTTACGCTGGCCTGGCTCATCAATCAACTCTCGCGCCTTCGGTCGCTGTACACCCTGTCTATGTACGCGCCGAGCATCGTCAGCGGAATCGCCATCAGCGTCGTGTGGCTGTACTTCCTCGCCGGCGACCGGTACGGCCTCTTGAACCACCTGCTCATGCGGCTGGGAGTCCTCGACGAGCCCTTCTTGTGGCTGCGGGATCCCCGTACGACAATGCCGAGCATCATCATCGTGGCGTTGTGGATGAGCCTGGGCAACCAGTTTCTCGTTTTCTTGGCGGGCCTGCAGAACGTGGACCCTCAGCTCTATGAAGCCGCCGCCATTGACGGCGTTCGAAGCCGGATCCAGGAACTGTGGTTTGTCACGATTCCCATGATGAAGCCCCAGTTCCTGTTCGCCTCGATAAACGCGGTCGTGGCCTCTCTTTCGGTCTTTGACATCGCGGTGGCGCTGGCGGGGCTTCCGAGCTATTTGTACGCGGGGCACACGATTGTGACGCACCTGTACGACTACGCGTTCATCCGCTTCGAGATGGGCTACGCTGCAGCCATCGCCGTGCTGTTGTTTTTGTTGACGTTCGCCACCGGGCGGCTGGCGTTCCGGATGTTCTCGACGCACGGGGCTTACTAGGGGGAACGGGGATCGTGGCGGTAGAGGCGCGCCGATACGGCAGGGGCATCGACTTCGGGCGGGCCGGCATCATTCTCTTCCTGACGCTCTTGGCCGCCTTCATGTCGCTACCCCTGGTCTTCATGGTAAACCAGGCGTTCAAGCCTGTGGAGGAGCTCTTCCTGTTCCCGCCTCGGTTCTTCGTCAGGCACCCGACCCTTCGGAACTTCCAGGAGTTGCTCATCTCCACCAACACCATGCTGGTGCCGTTCACGCGGTATTTGTTCAACAGCGTTCTGGTAACGACGGCCTCGGTGGCGCTCACCGTCCTCTCCGCAAGCCTGGCGGCGTATGCCATTGCCAAACACAGGGCACCGGGCAGCGCGCTCTTGTTCACGCTGGTGATCTCCGCCCTGATGTTTGCGCCGCACGTGACGCAGATTCCCCGCTACATGATCGTCAACTCGCTGGGCCTCATCGACACGTACTGGGCGCTCATCCTCCCTGCGCTGGCGGCGCCGTACGGGCTATTCTTGATGAAGCAGTTCATCGAACAGGTGCCGGATGCGCTCTTGGAGGCCGCAAGGGCGGACGGCGCCTCGGAGTGGCGGATCTTCTGGTCGGTCATCATGCCCACGGCACGACCGGCGTGGGCCACGCTGACGATCTTGACCTTCATCGCCACCTGGAACGACTTCTTCACGCCCCTCATCTTTACGCAAAGCGAGGTCATGAAGACGCTGCCGCTCGCGCTCATCACCGTTTACGGGGGGCCGGGCCAGGTGGCCCGCTACGGCGCCTCGCAGGCTGCGACCTTTCTCATGACCGTGCCGACCATAGCGATCTTCATCTTGATGCAGCGGCGGGTCATTCAAACGATGATCTACTCTGGAATCAAGTCCTAGAAGGTCGGCGAAAGATGAGGGGGGCGACGAAGCTCGCGTTGAGGGCTCTCGACAAGCCGGGAGTGCGCGTTGGCGATTTGCTGAACGCCGTCCTGGCGGGGGCAGCGCTGTGGTCGGTTGGGGCGCTTCTCGCAGCGCCGGCCGGTGCTGCGGAACTCAACTGGGTCATCGACCCGGTGGCAAAGCGCTACCTTCCGTCGCCGGCCGGCTACGTCGTGGAACGGGTCATCAGCGTGCCGAGGGAGCAGGGCGGGCTGAAGGCCCCGCAGGACCTCTTCATCGATCACGAGGGGTTTCTGTGGGTCGTGGACTCGGGCAACGGCCGGCTGCTGAAGATGACCCTCGACGGCAAGCTCGTCAGCGTCTTCGGCGGGCCTGGCGGCGAGCGGCTCTACCAGCCCCAGGGCGTTTTTGTGAATGCGGACGGAACTGCGTACGTGGCCGATACCGGCAATGGCCGGGTGGTGGTGCTTGGCCCGGACGGACAGCTGGTGCGGGCGTATGGGACGCCCAGCTCCCCCCTCCT containing:
- a CDS encoding sugar ABC transporter permease, with translation MEQVTRPSARVETALAGLRMVVKAGSWWREVRRHRVSYVFMAPFMTVFFGLTVAPVVVAVYLSFTYFNMLEPARWVGWANYRSLLLDDDVFLIGVKNTLLFAFIYGPVSFFSSFTLAWLINQLSRLRSLYTLSMYAPSIVSGIAISVVWLYFLAGDRYGLLNHLLMRLGVLDEPFLWLRDPRTTMPSIIIVALWMSLGNQFLVFLAGLQNVDPQLYEAAAIDGVRSRIQELWFVTIPMMKPQFLFASINAVVASLSVFDIAVALAGLPSYLYAGHTIVTHLYDYAFIRFEMGYAAAIAVLLFLLTFATGRLAFRMFSTHGAY
- a CDS encoding carbohydrate ABC transporter permease; protein product: MAVEARRYGRGIDFGRAGIILFLTLLAAFMSLPLVFMVNQAFKPVEELFLFPPRFFVRHPTLRNFQELLISTNTMLVPFTRYLFNSVLVTTASVALTVLSASLAAYAIAKHRAPGSALLFTLVISALMFAPHVTQIPRYMIVNSLGLIDTYWALILPALAAPYGLFLMKQFIEQVPDALLEAARADGASEWRIFWSVIMPTARPAWATLTILTFIATWNDFFTPLIFTQSEVMKTLPLALITVYGGPGQVARYGASQAATFLMTVPTIAIFILMQRRVIQTMIYSGIKS